TCGACGCCGGGGTGCTGACGGTCTCGGGCGGCAGCGCGTGATCGGCCGCGCCGACCTGGACGCGCTCGCCGCGACGCACCGCCTGGTGCCCATCACGCGCACCCTGTTCGCCGACGGGGAGACGCCGGTCGGTGTGTACCGCAAACTGGCCGGCGGCCGGCCGGGGACGTTCCTGCTGGAGTCGGCCGAGCCGGGCGCGTCGTTCTCGCGCTGGTCGTTCGTCGGGGTGAATGCGGTCGCCTCGCTCTCGGTCGCCGACGGCCTGCCGGTGTGGACCGGGACCGTGCCGGGCGGCGCGCCCACCGGAGGCAACCCGCTGCAGGTGCTCGGCGCTGCCTGGCGCGCGGTGAAGGGGCCGCGGCTGCCGGGCCTGCCGCCGCTGACCGGAGGTTTCGTCGGCTACCTGGGTTACGACGTGGTCCGCTGGATCGAGCGGCTGCCGGACAAGGCGGTCGACGAGTTGCGGCTGCCCGAGCTGACCATGCTCCTGGTCACCGACCTGGCGGCGGTCGATCACCACGAGTGCACGGTCGTCCTCATCGCGAACGCGTTGTTGCAGCCGGGCATGTCGGCCGCCGAACTGGACGCGGCGTACGCCGACGCGCAGTCGCGCCTGGACGCGATGCAGGCGGCACTGGCCACGCCGGCACCGTCGACGGTCGCGACCGTCGCTGCTGTCCCGCCGGCGGCGGCGGTGTCGCGCACCCCGGCGGGGGAGTACCGGCCTGCGGTCGAGCAGGCGCTGGAGGCGGTGCGGGCCGGTGAGGTGTTCCAGATCCAGGTCGGCCAGCGGTTCAGCGTCGCGACATCGGCCGATCCGCTGGACGTGTACCGGGTGCTGCGGACGCTCAACCCGTCGCCGTACATGTACTTCCTGCGCACCGCGGACGTCGACGTCGTCGGCTCCAGCCCGGAGGCGCTGGTCACCGTGCACGACGGCCGGGCGGTGCTGCACCCGATCGCGGGAACCCGCAAGCGTGGCGAGACCGCCGAACGCGACGCGGCACTGGCCGCCGAACTCGTCGGTGATCCCAAGGAGCAGGCCGAGCACGTGATGCTCGTCGACCTGGCCCGCA
This genomic stretch from Jatrophihabitans cynanchi harbors:
- a CDS encoding anthranilate synthase component I; amino-acid sequence: MIGRADLDALAATHRLVPITRTLFADGETPVGVYRKLAGGRPGTFLLESAEPGASFSRWSFVGVNAVASLSVADGLPVWTGTVPGGAPTGGNPLQVLGAAWRAVKGPRLPGLPPLTGGFVGYLGYDVVRWIERLPDKAVDELRLPELTMLLVTDLAAVDHHECTVVLIANALLQPGMSAAELDAAYADAQSRLDAMQAALATPAPSTVATVAAVPPAAAVSRTPAGEYRPAVEQALEAVRAGEVFQIQVGQRFSVATSADPLDVYRVLRTLNPSPYMYFLRTADVDVVGSSPEALVTVHDGRAVLHPIAGTRKRGETAERDAALAAELVGDPKEQAEHVMLVDLARNDLGRVSAPGSVQVVQFGAVERYSHVWHIVSTIESRVATGRDAFDVLTATFPAGTLTGAPKVRAMELIDELEPVRRGLYGGAVGYLDAAGDLDMAIAIRTAVIRDGVAHVQASAGIVADSRPELEEQETQNKARAVLQAIATAQTLTPVAPDA